In one Musa acuminata AAA Group cultivar baxijiao chromosome BXJ2-5, Cavendish_Baxijiao_AAA, whole genome shotgun sequence genomic region, the following are encoded:
- the LOC135611624 gene encoding cation/H(+) antiporter 19-like, with amino-acid sequence MATTSVCPAPMTATSNGSWDGDNPLHHSLPLIILQICLVLVVTRSLAFLLRPLRQPRVIAEIIGGILLGPSALGRSKRFMDNVFPKQGMTVLDTLANIGLLFFLFLVGLELDLRSIRRTGKGALAIAIAGITLPFVLGIGTSVVLRHTIVEGAHQGPFLVFMGVALSITAFPVLARILAELKLLTTDVGRMAMSAAAVNDVVAWILLALAIALSGSGSPLISLWVLLAGIGFVACVAIFLRPVLAWMARRSQEGEPVKESYVCATLAIVLAAGFATDAIGIHALFGAFMVGVVVPKDGPFAGVIIEKVEDLVSGLFLPLYFVSSGLKTNVATIRGARSWGLLVLVITNACLGKIAGTVIASLIAKIPIREALTLGFLMNTKGLVELIVLNIGKDRKVLNDETFAIMVLMALFTTFITTPIVMGIYKPARRAAPYNHRTVESSDMGSELRVLACFHGVRNIPTMINLVEISRGIHHRRLTLYAMHLMELSERSSAMSMVHKARRNGLPFWNRRDNTDHMVVAFEAYRQLSAVAIRPMTAISDLDTIHEDIVASALQKRTALILLPFHKMQQLDGTLESVGHAYHLINQRVLRHAPCSVAILVDRGLGGAAQVSSSEVSYTVVVLFFGGPDDREALSYGALMAEHPGIALTVLRFLPAPVENLDQSVEDEACIFKFTSNSQPSDGSLAYEESAAADMAGIIAAIKNLGRHNLFLVGRSPPAVALVEKSDCPELGPVGSYLASAEFSTASSVLIIQRYDPRGETSRLVEEC; translated from the exons GGGGGCATACTTCTGGGGCCATCAGCGCTTGGCCGCAGCAAGAGGTTCATGGACAATGTGTTCCCCAAGCAGGGCATGACGGTGCTCGACACTCTGGCCAACATCGgcctccttttcttcctcttcctggtCGGCCTCGAGCTCGACCTTCGATCCATCCGTCGCACCGGCAAAGGGGCCCTGGCTATCGCCATCGCAGGCATCACCCTCCCCTTCGTCCTCGGCATCGGCACCTCCGTCGTCCTCCGACACACCATCGTCGAGGGCGCCCACCAGGGCCCCTTCCTCGTCTTCATGGGCGTCGCTCTCTCCATCACTGCCTTCCCCGTCCTCGCCCGCATCCTCGCTGAGCTTAAGCTCCTCACCACCGACGTCGGCCGCATGGCCATGTCCGCCGCTGCCGTCAATGACGTGGTCGCCTGGATCCTCCTTGCCCTCGCCATCGCCCTCTCCGGTTCCGGCTCGCCGCTCATATCCCTCTGGGTCCTTCTCGCCGGCATCGGCTTCGTCGCCTGCGTCGCCATCTTCCTTCGCCCCGTACTTGCCTGGATGGCCCGCCGCTCGCAGGAGGGTGAACCCGTTAAGGAGTCGTACGTTTGCGCTACGCTCGCTATTGTGCTTGCCGCCGGCTTCGCCACCGACGCCATCGGTATCCACGCCCTGTTCGGCGCCTTCATGGTGGGTGTCGTCGTGCCGAAGGACGGGCCCTTCGCGGGGGTGATCATCGAGAAAGTGGAGGACCTTGTTTCCGGCCTCTTTCTCCCGCTCTACTTCGTCTCCAGCGGTCTCAAGACCAACGTCGCCACGATCCGCGGCGCCCGCTCCTGGGGCCTCCTCGTCCTCGTCATCACCAACGCCTGCCTTGGAAAGATTGCCGGCACAGTCATCGCGTCCCTCATCGCCAAGATCCCCATTCGCGAGGCCCTCACTCTTGGCTTCCTCATGAACACCAAGGGACTCGTCGAGCTCATCGTCCTCAACATCGGGAAGGACCGCAAG GTACTCAACGACGAGACGTTCGCCATCATGGTGCTGATGGCACTGTTCACCACCTTCATCACCACCCCCATCGTCATGGGAATCTACAAACCGGCCCGCAGGGCGGCACCCTACAACCACCGGACGGTCGAGAGTTCCGACATGGGCAGCGAGCTCCGCGTCCTGGCCTGCTTCCACGGCGTCCGCAACATCCCCACCATGATCAACTTGGTGGAGATCTCCCGCGGCATCCACCATCGACGCCTCACCCTGTACGCCATGCACCTCATGGAGCTCTCGGAGCGCTCATCCGCCATGTCGATGGTACACAAGGCACGCCGCAACGGCCTCCCCTTCTGGAACAGGCGAGACAATACCGACCACATGGTGGTCGCTTTCGAGGCGTACCGGCAGCTCAGTGCCGTCGCTATCCGCCCCATGACGGCAATCTCCGACCTGGACACCATCCACGAGGACATCGTCGCAAGTGCCTTGCAGAAGCGCACCGCCCTCATTCTTCTCCCCTTCCATAAGATGCAGCAGCTGGACGGCACCCTCGAGTCCGTCGGCCACGCCTATCATCTCATCAACCAGCGCGTGCTCCGCCACGCCCCTTGCTCCGTAGCCATCCTCGTCGACCGCGGTCTCGGTGGCGCCGCTCAGGTGTCCTCCAGCGAGGTCTCCTACACCGTCGTGGTCCTCTTCTTCGGCGGCCCCGACGACCGCGAGGCCCTCTCTTATGGTGCGCTCATGGCGGAGCATCCGGGCATCGCACTCACCGTCCTCCGCTTCCTCCCGGCCCCTGTTGAGAACCTGGATCAAAGCGTCGAAGACGAGGCGTGTATTTTCAAATTCACGTCTAACTCGCAGCCGTCGGATGGCTCCCTCGCGTACGAGGAGTCGGCGGCCGCAGACATGGCTGGAATCATCGCAGCCATCAAGAATCTGGGACGGCACAATCTCTTCCTAGTGGGTCGGTCCCCGCCGGCGGTTGCCCTGGTCGAGAAGAGCGACTGCCCGGAGCTGGGCCCGGTGGGAAGCTACCTGGCCTCCGCGGAGTTCTCGACCGCATCGTCGGTGTTAATAATACAGCGTTACGATCCAAGAGGGGAAACGTCCAGGCTAGTGGAAGAGTGTTAA
- the LOC103986260 gene encoding uncharacterized protein LOC103986260, which produces MAPILFVVVAFPCTVGAMALAVLHIYRHLLNYTEPTYQRYIVRIIFMVPVYAMMSFLSLIRSDHSIYFNSIREIYEAWVIYNFLSLCLAWVGGPGAVVLSLSGRSLKPSWYLMTCCFPAIPLDGRFIRRCKQGGLQFVILKPLLVVITFILYAKGKYKDGNFSVDQAYLYITIIYTVSYSMALYALALFYVACKDLLRPFNPVPKFIIIKSVVFLTYWQGVLVFLAAKSRFIRNAEEAADFQNFVLCVEMLAAAVGHFYAFPYKEYAGANVGASGGLRGSLFHALKFNDFYHDTVHQFAPTYHDYVLYNNNESDEGATKYRSRTFVPTGQEMDTVRKNKHAYAGKLDDIQLSSVSTSGSSSPVISNTLQAQADLEAIKSSLLKESATASAQPYDLSVLADTDLSNYPAEVPAVDDSDKP; this is translated from the exons ATGGCGCCGATTCTTTTCGTCGTCGTTGCATTTCCATGTACGGTTGGAGCCATGGCGCTGGCGGTGCTTCATATATACAGGCACCTCTTGAATTACACCGAGCCTACTTATCAGCGCTACATTGTCCGCATCATCTTCATGGTTCCG GTCTATGCGATGATGTCATTCTTGTCCCTCATCCGTAGTGATCATTCAATATACTTTAATTCTATTCGGGAAAT CTATGAAGCTTGGGTCATTTATAACTTCCTTTCACTCTGCTTGGCGTGGGTGGGAGGCCCAGGTGCAGTAGTTTTGAGTTTAAGCGGTCGATCTTTGAAGCCATCATGGTACCTAATGACGTGTTGTTTTCCTGCTATTCCTCTTGATGG ACGATTTATTAGAAGGTGCAAGCAAGGTGGTTTGCAGTTTGTGATCTTGAAGCCTCTTCTAGTTGTCATTACCTTCATACTCTATGCAAAAGGGAAATATAAAGATGGAAATTTCAGCGTGGACCAAGCCTATCTTTACATCACAATTATCTACACCGTATCATATTCTATGgcattgtatgctcttgctttattCTATGTGGCATGTAAGGATTTGCTCCGGCCCTTCAACCCAGTTCCAAAGTTCATTATAATCAAGTCTGTTGTTTTCCTCACATACTGGCAG GGTGTCTTGGTTTTTCTTGCGGCCAAGTCAAGGTTCATTAGAAATGCAGAAGAAGCTGCTGATTTTCAAAACTTTGTGTTATGTGTCGAGATGCTTGCGGCAGCTGTTGGCCACTTTTATGCATTTCCGTATAAGGAATATGCAGGTGCCAATGTCGGTGCTTCTGGTGGTCTGAGGGGAAGCCTTTTTCATGCTTTGAAGTTCAACGACTTCTATCATGACACAGTTCATCAG TTCGCCCCTACTTATCATGACTATGTACTGTATAATAACAACGAGAGTGATGAGGGAGCAACAAAGTACCGATCACGGACCTTTGTGCCTACCGGGCAGGAGATGGATACTGTGAGAAAGAACAAACATGCGTATGCAGGGAAGTTAGATGATATACAGTTGTCTAGTGTCTCTACATCAGGTTCAAGCAGCCCTGTGATATCAAACACACTGCAAGCCCAAGCAGACCTGGAAGCAATCAAATCTTCATTGCTCAAAGAAAGTGCTACTGCTTCTGCACAACCATATGATCTTTCAGTGTTAGCTGATACCGATTTGTCAAACTACCCTGCGGAGGTTCCTGCAGTTGATGACTCCGACAAACCATAA
- the LOC103986258 gene encoding uncharacterized protein LOC103986258 → MYTTRPLSVFKNSAGAAAIQPPPPAGPNSGYLLLQDEGAEPNPSCCWGLCEDTRVRELPFPQNRILTITYTEHNGQSSTTHRFPALFIPVLYKSFSSNHYYVIVAKGKKKGKAYTCSLEEDMTTCCFCQCVNDVKPREFDHRDIYQQVEIVCKRGRFTAQSVAPDGFAPWPLRRKDWRLYASKPTDFDLTDAWGLDKALRARTPALELPISGAGGAGLVVGRWYAPCVFVKEGDSLRRQMERSAFYDITLEQRWEQVFACENLYGDRRTVEVKATVRAEGAVLGGVEATRDGAGGQDGVVWFKPLDLEGERVGLSSPVWERMRWEQGRGGWVGGDVKVERSEEYGGVGPWKRFGCYVLVERFVVSRMDGSSALIVDFKHTGTIQTKWE, encoded by the exons ATGTACACGACGAGGCCGCTCTCCGTCTTCAAGAACTCTGCTGGTGCTGCCGCCATTCAACCACCACCACCGGCAGGGCCCAACTCAGGCTATCTGCTTCTCCAGGACGAGGGAGCTGAACCAAACCCCTCATGCTGCTGGGGGCTCTGTGAAGACACGAGGGTTCGAGAGCTCCCCTTCCCTCAGAACAGGATCCTCACCATCACCTACACGGAGCACAATGGCCAGAGCTCTACCACCCACCGGTTCCCGGCCCTGTTCATCCCCGTCCTCTACAAATCGTTCTCCTCCAATCACTACTACGTCATCGTCGCAAAGGGCAAAAAGAAAGG GAAAGCGTATACATGCTCCCTGGAGGAAGACATGACCACATGCTGCTTCTGCCAGTGCGTCAACGATGTCAAGCCGAGAGAGTTCGATCACAGGGACATCTACCAGCAGGTGGAGATCGTCTGCAAGAGAGGCAGGTTCACCGCGCAGTCCGTAGCTCCGGATGGGTTCGCTCCATGGCCCCTGAGGAGAAAGGACTGGAGGCTTTATGCTTCGAAGCCCACGGACTTCGACTTGACCGACGCCTGGGGGCTCGACAAAGCCCTTCGTGCCCGCACGCCCGCGTTGGAGTTGCCGATATCAGGCGCAGGTGGTGCCGGTTTGGTCGTGGGGAGGTGGTACGCCCCCTGCGTGTTCGTGAAGGAAGGAGATAGCCTGCGGCGTCAAATGGAGCGCTCGGCTTTCTACGATATCACCCTCGAGCAGCGCTGGGAACAGGTGTTCGCGTGCGAGAACTTGTATGGCGATCGGAGGACCGTGGAAGTGAAGGCTACTGTTCGGGCGGAGGGCGCGGTGTTGGGTGGCGTGGAGGCGACGCGAGACGGCGCAGGTGGACAGGACGGCGTGGTGTGGTTCAAGCCGCTTGATTTGGAGGGAGAGAGGGTGGGGCTGAGCTCCCCGGTATGGGAGAGAATGAGGTGGGAGCAGGGGAGGGGAGGGTGGGTCGGCGGTGATGTGAAGGTGGAGAGGTCGGAGGAGTACGGAGGGGTGGGCCCGTGGAAGAGATTTGGGTGCTACGTGTTGGTGGAGAGGTTTGTGGTGAGTAGGATGGATGGAAGCTCGGCCTTGATCGTTGACTTCAAGCACACGGGTACGATTCAAACCAAATGGGAATGA